The following proteins come from a genomic window of Alosa alosa isolate M-15738 ecotype Scorff River chromosome 2, AALO_Geno_1.1, whole genome shotgun sequence:
- the LOC125311516 gene encoding dixin-like isoform X2, with amino-acid sequence MASLKGSPQVATYVSWVNAQLRKKPGVKPVHDLRQDLRDGVVLAHLIEIVAGELLGGIHYAPLDPQEKKQNVEKVLQFMSSKRIRMPQTSARDIVDGNLKSAMRLILALAAHFKPSASASHRAGATTGRGTAGSSPNHRPHSTMAMAQNAVAALAVARQDASRSGRSLLHLRQEWNSQGNMVSKEIDCPCWSVRALVQQYEGQKGGPDEDSDTRPPSLRSPSPTQTSREAHSVSEDQRGAVQSQAVETIKTDDMVRSSACDELSGSRPDGSAGGCVWEEQLCEQQEQLEKEMQEARRMVSSLQALLLHGSLPEDEQDVSLGFAEGVDNAEQQLIIIRSRLDQSMEEAQDLKRELSKFKQEARNLLGVKDALQQRMAVQETCVLQLKQELLRTTMARDELTGQNVELQRKLEDRNKLLSDYKKELGQKDRLLQQQQTKLDDTLRKLSESSHQQTSLQRELERKERILQELMNNHDPEEVPVGHNNGYAETSMPQTYKGAEELQLVRDALRSLRSSFSSHEPQQHTLDTLEQGVASLMDRLHAAQPSCPHQRRVRGKSPGRKAAPTDHEAWPSGSTKSSLGLGLYHTHTG; translated from the exons CCACAAGTGGCGACATATGTGTCCTGGGTAAATGCACAGCTGCGGAAGAAACCTGGAGTAAAGCCTGTCCATGACCTCCGGCAAGACCTCCGAGATGGCGTGGTGCTCGCACACCTCATTGAGATTGTGG CTGGGGAGCTCCTTGGCGGCATTCATTACGCCCCCCTTGACCCCCAAGAGAAGAAGCAGAATGTGGAAAAGGTTCTACAGTTCATGTCTTCCAAGCGGATACGCATGCCTCAGACCTCCGCTCGAG ATATTGTGGACGGGAATCTCAAGTCTGCCATGCGGCTGATCCTTGCCTTGGCAGCCCACTTCAAGCCCTCCGCTTCGGCCAGTCACCGAGCGGGCGCCACTACGGGTCGGGGCACGGCGGGGTCATCGCCCAATCACAGGCCTCACTCCACTATGGCTATGGCACAGAATGCCGTGGCGGCGCTCGCGGTGGCGCGGCAGGATGCCTCCCGCTCCGGCCGCTCTCTGCTTCACCTGAGACAGGAGTGGAACAG CCAAGGCAACATGGTTTCCAAGGAGATTGATTGTCCATGCTGGAGTGTGCGGGCTCTGGTGCAGCAGTATGAGGGTCAGAAAGGGGGACCAGACGAGGATTCGGACACAAGGCCACCCAG CCTCAGGTCACCCAGCCCTACGCAGACTAGTAGAGAAGCTCACAGTGTTTCAGAAGACCAGAGAGGGGCTGTTCAAAGCCAAGCAGTGGAAACCATTAAAACAG ATGACATGGTGAGGTCATCAGCGTGCGACGAGTTGTCTGGCTCCAGGCCTGATGGGTCCGctgggggctgtgtgtgggaggagcaGCTGTgtgagcagcaggagcagctggAGAAGGAGATGCAGGAGGCTCGGAGGATGGTGTCCAGCCTGCAG GCACTGCTTCTCCATGGGTCACTGCCAGAAGACGAACAGGATGTGTCTCTGGGTTTTGCTGAGGGAGTGGACAACGCAGAGCAACAGCTG ATCATAATCCGCAGTCGTCTGGACCAGAGTATGGAAGAGGCTCAGGATCTGAAG AGGGAGCTATCTAAATTTAAACAAGAGGCACGAAATCTGCTCGGTGTCAAG GATGCCTTGCAGCAGAGAATGGCAGTACAAGAGACGTGTGTCTTACAACTGAAACAAGAACTTCTAAGGACTACCATGGCCAGAGATGAACTGACTGGTCAGAAT GTGGAGTTGCAGCGAAAGCTAGAGGACCGAAACAAACTACTCAGTGATTACAAG AAAGAGCTGGGTCAGAAGGACAGActgctccagcagcagcagaccaaACTGGACGACACCCTGCGGAAACTCTCAGAGAGCAGCCACCAGCAG ACAAGCCTGCAGAGGGAGCTAGAGCGCAAGGAGCGTATACTGCAGGAGCTGATGAACAATCATGATCCAGAGGAG GTCCCTGTTGGCCACAATAATGGATACGCGGAGACGTCCATGCCCCAGACATACAAAGGG GCAGAGGAGctgcagctggtgcgcgatgcCCTGCGCAGCCTGAGGAGCAGCTTCAGTAGCCACGAGCCCCAGCAGCACACGCTGGACACGCTAGAGCAGGGCGTGGCCAGCCTCATGGACCGGCTGCACGCCGCCCAGCCCAGCTGCCCCCACCAGCGCAGG GTCAGAGGTAAATCACCAGGACGTAAAGCTGCCCCCACAGACCATGAGGCCTGGCCATCTGGCTCTACTAAAAGCTCCTTGGGCCTTGGACTGTATCATACTCACACAGGTTGA
- the LOC125311516 gene encoding dixin-like isoform X3, which produces MIASLSKGNLLDVLQEGFSEPQVATYVSWVNAQLRKKPGVKPVHDLRQDLRDGVVLAHLIEIVAGELLGGIHYAPLDPQEKKQNVEKVLQFMSSKRIRMPQTSARDIVDGNLKSAMRLILALAAHFKPSASASHRAGATTGRGTAGSSPNHRPHSTMAMAQNAVAALAVARQDASRSGRSLLHLRQEWNSQGNMVSKEIDCPCWSVRALVQQYEGQKGGPDEDSDTRPPSLRSPSPTQTSREAHSVSEDQRGAVQSQAVETIKTDDMVRSSACDELSGSRPDGSAGGCVWEEQLCEQQEQLEKEMQEARRMVSSLQALLLHGSLPEDEQDVSLGFAEGVDNAEQQLIIIRSRLDQSMEEAQDLKRELSKFKQEARNLLGVKDALQQRMAVQETCVLQLKQELLRTTMARDELTGQNVELQRKLEDRNKLLSDYKKELGQKDRLLQQQQTKLDDTLRKLSESSHQQVPVGHNNGYAETSMPQTYKGAEELQLVRDALRSLRSSFSSHEPQQHTLDTLEQGVASLMDRLHAAQPSCPHQRRVRGKSPGRKAAPTDHEAWPSGSTKSSLGLGLYHTHTG; this is translated from the exons CCACAAGTGGCGACATATGTGTCCTGGGTAAATGCACAGCTGCGGAAGAAACCTGGAGTAAAGCCTGTCCATGACCTCCGGCAAGACCTCCGAGATGGCGTGGTGCTCGCACACCTCATTGAGATTGTGG CTGGGGAGCTCCTTGGCGGCATTCATTACGCCCCCCTTGACCCCCAAGAGAAGAAGCAGAATGTGGAAAAGGTTCTACAGTTCATGTCTTCCAAGCGGATACGCATGCCTCAGACCTCCGCTCGAG ATATTGTGGACGGGAATCTCAAGTCTGCCATGCGGCTGATCCTTGCCTTGGCAGCCCACTTCAAGCCCTCCGCTTCGGCCAGTCACCGAGCGGGCGCCACTACGGGTCGGGGCACGGCGGGGTCATCGCCCAATCACAGGCCTCACTCCACTATGGCTATGGCACAGAATGCCGTGGCGGCGCTCGCGGTGGCGCGGCAGGATGCCTCCCGCTCCGGCCGCTCTCTGCTTCACCTGAGACAGGAGTGGAACAG CCAAGGCAACATGGTTTCCAAGGAGATTGATTGTCCATGCTGGAGTGTGCGGGCTCTGGTGCAGCAGTATGAGGGTCAGAAAGGGGGACCAGACGAGGATTCGGACACAAGGCCACCCAG CCTCAGGTCACCCAGCCCTACGCAGACTAGTAGAGAAGCTCACAGTGTTTCAGAAGACCAGAGAGGGGCTGTTCAAAGCCAAGCAGTGGAAACCATTAAAACAG ATGACATGGTGAGGTCATCAGCGTGCGACGAGTTGTCTGGCTCCAGGCCTGATGGGTCCGctgggggctgtgtgtgggaggagcaGCTGTgtgagcagcaggagcagctggAGAAGGAGATGCAGGAGGCTCGGAGGATGGTGTCCAGCCTGCAG GCACTGCTTCTCCATGGGTCACTGCCAGAAGACGAACAGGATGTGTCTCTGGGTTTTGCTGAGGGAGTGGACAACGCAGAGCAACAGCTG ATCATAATCCGCAGTCGTCTGGACCAGAGTATGGAAGAGGCTCAGGATCTGAAG AGGGAGCTATCTAAATTTAAACAAGAGGCACGAAATCTGCTCGGTGTCAAG GATGCCTTGCAGCAGAGAATGGCAGTACAAGAGACGTGTGTCTTACAACTGAAACAAGAACTTCTAAGGACTACCATGGCCAGAGATGAACTGACTGGTCAGAAT GTGGAGTTGCAGCGAAAGCTAGAGGACCGAAACAAACTACTCAGTGATTACAAG AAAGAGCTGGGTCAGAAGGACAGActgctccagcagcagcagaccaaACTGGACGACACCCTGCGGAAACTCTCAGAGAGCAGCCACCAGCAG GTCCCTGTTGGCCACAATAATGGATACGCGGAGACGTCCATGCCCCAGACATACAAAGGG GCAGAGGAGctgcagctggtgcgcgatgcCCTGCGCAGCCTGAGGAGCAGCTTCAGTAGCCACGAGCCCCAGCAGCACACGCTGGACACGCTAGAGCAGGGCGTGGCCAGCCTCATGGACCGGCTGCACGCCGCCCAGCCCAGCTGCCCCCACCAGCGCAGG GTCAGAGGTAAATCACCAGGACGTAAAGCTGCCCCCACAGACCATGAGGCCTGGCCATCTGGCTCTACTAAAAGCTCCTTGGGCCTTGGACTGTATCATACTCACACAGGTTGA
- the LOC125311516 gene encoding dixin-like isoform X1, producing MIASLSKGNLLDVLQEGFSEPQVATYVSWVNAQLRKKPGVKPVHDLRQDLRDGVVLAHLIEIVAGELLGGIHYAPLDPQEKKQNVEKVLQFMSSKRIRMPQTSARDIVDGNLKSAMRLILALAAHFKPSASASHRAGATTGRGTAGSSPNHRPHSTMAMAQNAVAALAVARQDASRSGRSLLHLRQEWNSQGNMVSKEIDCPCWSVRALVQQYEGQKGGPDEDSDTRPPSLRSPSPTQTSREAHSVSEDQRGAVQSQAVETIKTDDMVRSSACDELSGSRPDGSAGGCVWEEQLCEQQEQLEKEMQEARRMVSSLQALLLHGSLPEDEQDVSLGFAEGVDNAEQQLIIIRSRLDQSMEEAQDLKRELSKFKQEARNLLGVKDALQQRMAVQETCVLQLKQELLRTTMARDELTGQNVELQRKLEDRNKLLSDYKKELGQKDRLLQQQQTKLDDTLRKLSESSHQQTSLQRELERKERILQELMNNHDPEEVPVGHNNGYAETSMPQTYKGAEELQLVRDALRSLRSSFSSHEPQQHTLDTLEQGVASLMDRLHAAQPSCPHQRRVRGKSPGRKAAPTDHEAWPSGSTKSSLGLGLYHTHTG from the exons CCACAAGTGGCGACATATGTGTCCTGGGTAAATGCACAGCTGCGGAAGAAACCTGGAGTAAAGCCTGTCCATGACCTCCGGCAAGACCTCCGAGATGGCGTGGTGCTCGCACACCTCATTGAGATTGTGG CTGGGGAGCTCCTTGGCGGCATTCATTACGCCCCCCTTGACCCCCAAGAGAAGAAGCAGAATGTGGAAAAGGTTCTACAGTTCATGTCTTCCAAGCGGATACGCATGCCTCAGACCTCCGCTCGAG ATATTGTGGACGGGAATCTCAAGTCTGCCATGCGGCTGATCCTTGCCTTGGCAGCCCACTTCAAGCCCTCCGCTTCGGCCAGTCACCGAGCGGGCGCCACTACGGGTCGGGGCACGGCGGGGTCATCGCCCAATCACAGGCCTCACTCCACTATGGCTATGGCACAGAATGCCGTGGCGGCGCTCGCGGTGGCGCGGCAGGATGCCTCCCGCTCCGGCCGCTCTCTGCTTCACCTGAGACAGGAGTGGAACAG CCAAGGCAACATGGTTTCCAAGGAGATTGATTGTCCATGCTGGAGTGTGCGGGCTCTGGTGCAGCAGTATGAGGGTCAGAAAGGGGGACCAGACGAGGATTCGGACACAAGGCCACCCAG CCTCAGGTCACCCAGCCCTACGCAGACTAGTAGAGAAGCTCACAGTGTTTCAGAAGACCAGAGAGGGGCTGTTCAAAGCCAAGCAGTGGAAACCATTAAAACAG ATGACATGGTGAGGTCATCAGCGTGCGACGAGTTGTCTGGCTCCAGGCCTGATGGGTCCGctgggggctgtgtgtgggaggagcaGCTGTgtgagcagcaggagcagctggAGAAGGAGATGCAGGAGGCTCGGAGGATGGTGTCCAGCCTGCAG GCACTGCTTCTCCATGGGTCACTGCCAGAAGACGAACAGGATGTGTCTCTGGGTTTTGCTGAGGGAGTGGACAACGCAGAGCAACAGCTG ATCATAATCCGCAGTCGTCTGGACCAGAGTATGGAAGAGGCTCAGGATCTGAAG AGGGAGCTATCTAAATTTAAACAAGAGGCACGAAATCTGCTCGGTGTCAAG GATGCCTTGCAGCAGAGAATGGCAGTACAAGAGACGTGTGTCTTACAACTGAAACAAGAACTTCTAAGGACTACCATGGCCAGAGATGAACTGACTGGTCAGAAT GTGGAGTTGCAGCGAAAGCTAGAGGACCGAAACAAACTACTCAGTGATTACAAG AAAGAGCTGGGTCAGAAGGACAGActgctccagcagcagcagaccaaACTGGACGACACCCTGCGGAAACTCTCAGAGAGCAGCCACCAGCAG ACAAGCCTGCAGAGGGAGCTAGAGCGCAAGGAGCGTATACTGCAGGAGCTGATGAACAATCATGATCCAGAGGAG GTCCCTGTTGGCCACAATAATGGATACGCGGAGACGTCCATGCCCCAGACATACAAAGGG GCAGAGGAGctgcagctggtgcgcgatgcCCTGCGCAGCCTGAGGAGCAGCTTCAGTAGCCACGAGCCCCAGCAGCACACGCTGGACACGCTAGAGCAGGGCGTGGCCAGCCTCATGGACCGGCTGCACGCCGCCCAGCCCAGCTGCCCCCACCAGCGCAGG GTCAGAGGTAAATCACCAGGACGTAAAGCTGCCCCCACAGACCATGAGGCCTGGCCATCTGGCTCTACTAAAAGCTCCTTGGGCCTTGGACTGTATCATACTCACACAGGTTGA